A region of Candidatus Hydrogenedens sp. DNA encodes the following proteins:
- a CDS encoding LysM peptidoglycan-binding domain-containing protein, whose product MNKVKISNLLDLLCRLIIVIVFSISIIIGCAKEHRLRPIQFKPHPPSEIPEKELPPIPTASPVQSLRVAGAYFNEAKEALKKGDKKTAQEKYVTVRRTLINAGIVPGIFQELNNFWEVEMLPATERSISFESMNTYKIIDGLKATPPYKSIEIPFPVPERVLYEIEDAQTRYPDRFQEGLDRSGYYVPHLKNALKQAGLPQELCWVAMVESMYKLKAYSSAGAAGMWQFIRSTGSHYNLRIDSYVDERYNWRIATSAAINYMKNLHDFFNGSWELAISAYNMGEGGLLRAIEANGGDRNFWTLTETPPACYRIKEETKKYYPRFLAYILICNDPTPYGFTPSSYSPIQWDEIEIKGMYALDTLDSVMNYKPGTLSTWNPHLIRGVTPPQGCKLMLPAGDGVKLAKVLDDPSLKRTEFIAYTVKKGESAYQIARKHGISVDELLKVNGFSSVKSIKTGVTLQVPMSNYKVVNFAKHHEESENIKKKDLDYHTVKQGETLYHIAKKYDIPLNDLAVWNNITGDRRLKVDEKIRLKPQTEQGVSFASNSTTNNTSKDKESSTQQMIKKNVYYTVKNGDTISSIAKQYSVKPEKIMELNNLSNRSILKIGQKLIVKQETAQMETKKPQSEYAKVQESNMEVKTTKLENKVYTVKQGDTLSKIAKENNVSLQSLLEWNNLDTKSQLKIGQKILLSKNTEMNNKTDTVKVVNEDKVDGTSKGKLDENKTNKSVMGTIEHTIQSGESLWSIAKKYNIPSEKILECNPQVNPKSLKIGMKLSIPASSLSTPYEPNVSNSSKVEKKEKEPNTSHNEVEQMQVAKSEIYKVQPGDSLWSIAQKNNVSVSDIMTWNNLEPTSKLKIGQELKIKSTKSSQNILNTASVKPKRQRVESERTETANEPKSNIYIVGKGDSLYTISKKTGVPVKKLMEINKIDEKKVLQIGEKILISN is encoded by the coding sequence ATGAATAAAGTTAAGATTAGTAATTTGTTAGATTTATTGTGTAGATTGATAATAGTTATAGTATTTTCCATTTCTATTATTATAGGTTGTGCCAAGGAACACCGATTAAGACCAATTCAATTTAAACCTCACCCACCTTCTGAAATTCCAGAGAAAGAGTTACCCCCCATACCTACCGCTTCACCTGTACAGTCATTGAGGGTAGCGGGAGCATATTTCAATGAGGCAAAAGAAGCCTTAAAAAAGGGGGATAAGAAAACGGCACAGGAGAAATATGTAACTGTTCGTAGAACTCTTATTAATGCTGGTATTGTCCCTGGAATCTTTCAAGAATTAAATAACTTTTGGGAAGTAGAAATGCTACCTGCCACAGAGCGTAGCATAAGCTTTGAATCTATGAACACTTATAAGATTATAGATGGACTTAAGGCAACACCTCCTTATAAATCTATAGAGATTCCATTTCCAGTGCCTGAACGTGTCTTATATGAGATAGAAGACGCTCAAACTCGATATCCCGACCGCTTCCAGGAGGGGTTGGATAGGAGTGGTTATTACGTGCCACATTTGAAGAATGCCCTTAAACAAGCAGGATTGCCACAAGAATTATGTTGGGTTGCTATGGTTGAGAGTATGTATAAATTAAAAGCATATTCCTCTGCAGGTGCTGCTGGGATGTGGCAATTTATTCGTTCTACGGGTAGCCATTATAATTTGAGAATAGATTCTTATGTGGATGAGAGATATAATTGGCGAATTGCTACTTCTGCTGCTATAAATTATATGAAAAACCTTCACGACTTTTTTAATGGCAGTTGGGAACTTGCAATTAGTGCTTATAATATGGGTGAAGGAGGGTTACTACGTGCTATAGAAGCTAATGGTGGAGATAGAAATTTCTGGACATTAACAGAAACCCCTCCAGCTTGTTATCGGATAAAGGAAGAAACAAAAAAATACTATCCAAGATTTCTTGCTTATATTCTTATTTGTAATGATCCGACACCGTATGGCTTTACACCGTCTTCATATTCACCAATACAATGGGATGAAATAGAAATTAAAGGAATGTATGCATTAGACACATTAGATAGTGTTATGAATTATAAACCAGGGACCCTTTCAACATGGAATCCACATTTAATTCGGGGAGTTACACCGCCTCAAGGGTGTAAACTTATGTTGCCTGCAGGGGATGGGGTCAAATTAGCAAAGGTTTTGGATGACCCATCATTAAAACGGACAGAATTTATAGCGTATACAGTAAAGAAAGGAGAAAGTGCTTATCAGATTGCACGTAAACATGGGATTAGTGTTGATGAGCTTTTAAAGGTAAATGGCTTCTCCTCTGTAAAATCAATAAAAACTGGGGTAACATTACAGGTTCCAATGTCTAATTATAAAGTGGTTAATTTTGCGAAACATCATGAGGAAAGTGAAAATATAAAAAAGAAAGACTTAGATTATCATACCGTTAAACAAGGTGAAACTTTGTATCACATAGCCAAAAAATATGACATTCCGCTTAATGATTTGGCTGTTTGGAATAACATTACTGGAGATAGACGGCTTAAAGTAGACGAAAAAATTAGATTAAAACCACAGACCGAACAGGGTGTTTCTTTTGCGTCAAATTCTACTACAAACAATACGAGTAAAGATAAAGAATCATCCACTCAGCAAATGATTAAGAAAAATGTTTACTATACAGTAAAAAATGGGGATACAATTAGCTCTATTGCAAAGCAATATTCGGTTAAACCTGAAAAGATAATGGAATTAAATAACTTAAGCAACAGGTCAATTCTAAAAATAGGACAAAAGTTAATCGTTAAGCAAGAAACAGCCCAAATGGAAACTAAGAAACCACAATCTGAATATGCAAAAGTGCAAGAATCCAATATGGAGGTAAAAACAACAAAATTGGAAAATAAAGTGTATACAGTTAAACAAGGTGATACTTTGTCGAAAATTGCGAAAGAAAATAATGTTTCACTGCAATCTCTTTTAGAATGGAATAACTTGGATACTAAATCTCAGTTAAAAATTGGTCAGAAAATATTATTATCAAAAAACACAGAAATGAATAATAAGACCGACACAGTGAAAGTTGTTAATGAGGATAAAGTTGATGGAACGTCTAAGGGAAAATTGGACGAGAATAAAACAAATAAAAGTGTTATGGGAACGATAGAACATACCATTCAATCTGGTGAGTCCTTATGGTCAATCGCTAAAAAGTATAATATACCCTCAGAAAAAATATTAGAATGCAATCCGCAAGTAAATCCGAAATCCCTCAAAATAGGAATGAAATTATCTATTCCTGCTTCATCGTTATCCACTCCGTATGAACCAAATGTTTCTAATTCGAGTAAGGTGGAAAAAAAAGAAAAAGAACCTAATACAAGTCATAATGAAGTTGAGCAAATGCAGGTAGCCAAATCTGAAATTTATAAAGTACAACCTGGCGATAGTCTGTGGAGTATCGCACAAAAAAATAATGTTTCTGTTTCTGACATAATGACATGGAATAATTTAGAGCCAACATCAAAATTAAAAATAGGCCAGGAATTAAAAATAAAATCAACCAAATCTTCACAGAATATCTTGAATACTGCTTCTGTGAAGCCAAAAAGACAAAGAGTAGAAAGTGAGAGGACAGAAACAGCTAACGAACCAAAATCAAATATATATATTGTGGGAAAAGGTGATTCTCTATATACAATATCGAAAAAAACAGGTGTCCCTGTAAAAAAGTTAATGGAAATTAACAAAATCGATGAAAAAAAGGTTTTACAGATTGGAGAAAAAATTCTTATAAGTAATTGA
- a CDS encoding glycoside hydrolase family 38 C-terminal domain-containing protein has protein sequence MLPLEVEHKLEHRLEAISKWRFGKICDVPLEMSPTMEHFRQPPDHLKYESAPIGSKWGKHWETVWFRGKIEIPKQFKGYRIFYRHDSVAEKLLFVNGKPYAGMDIKHREVLLNNYAYGGEEYSIYIEAYCGHPFPGVEGYDLRVRTLHSVGEAPEEEPPLTLESSELLFERPFITQLYFDCLVLFHIAKILDNNSLRRARILKELNKALDLIPMHWDSEEELEHSAKSAQKIVASLMKCQNGSTTPFVGVVGHAHIDIGWLWPVRETIRKSARTFSSMLLLLDTYPEFRFIQSQPVLYKMIEEHYPELLTKISKKVKEGRWEPNGGMWVEADCNISGGESLVRQFIEGIKAVKKYFGYTPDTLWLPDVFGYSAALPQILEKCNIKHFVTSKINWNDTNRFPYDTFWWQGIDGTRIFTHFLTTRTNGYNAFPTPTVIKETWDYVQQKDIQDSVLCSIGYGDGGGGTTPEMIEIAMRLKDVEGCPKVSFVNVSEFLSNLKEKIKDELPCWVGELYLELHRGTYTTQAKTKKFMRKLELLLREVEIWSSLAFIYGSKYPSQILEQLWRKLLTNQFHDILPGSSIHEVYETAEKEFAEIEKELNTIKDETFRFLGKNVYSDPEKQGYIVANSLAWTRNDLIFIPEHEFNEAVDVKGNHLETQQVKDGLYVSMLLPPMSIVPIALRKTERIKPSPFVNLNSTLETPFYRVKFDKAGRIISLWDKECQREVVKPGFCLNYLFTAEDIPVCWDAWDINADYRDKIFSEERLISSEIIEDGSLVHSIRRQYKIGRNSKLIQNVIFYAKSRRIDFKTEVDWHERHTILKAGFYFNILAEEFKNEIQFGYVQRPLHQNTSWDRAKLEVCAHKWVDISETNYGVALLNDCKYGHDAYEGRISITLLRSPMAPDMEADQGLHTFTYSILPHMGAFNVKTVVNSAYELNIPPMIYKHSYQETEANESLNLCLIDNPNIILETVKKAEQDDALILRLYEAGKSRGATSIVFPFRIRKAYICNLLEENTSSLEISNGNTVLLDFLPFEIKTIKVYYRS, from the coding sequence ATGTTACCATTGGAAGTAGAACATAAGTTGGAGCATAGGTTAGAGGCTATAAGTAAATGGCGTTTTGGTAAGATATGTGACGTGCCTTTAGAGATGTCTCCAACAATGGAGCATTTTAGACAGCCTCCAGACCATCTTAAATATGAATCAGCCCCGATTGGTTCAAAATGGGGGAAACACTGGGAAACGGTTTGGTTCCGCGGAAAAATAGAAATACCAAAACAATTCAAAGGGTATCGAATCTTTTACCGTCATGATAGTGTAGCCGAAAAATTACTATTTGTAAATGGTAAGCCGTATGCTGGTATGGATATAAAGCACAGAGAGGTGTTATTAAATAATTATGCTTATGGTGGCGAAGAGTATAGTATATATATTGAAGCATATTGTGGGCATCCTTTTCCTGGGGTTGAAGGATACGACCTAAGAGTGAGAACATTACATTCTGTAGGCGAGGCTCCAGAAGAGGAGCCACCTTTGACATTAGAATCCAGTGAATTACTTTTTGAAAGACCGTTTATCACCCAGCTTTATTTTGACTGCTTAGTCCTGTTTCATATAGCAAAAATACTTGATAATAATTCATTACGACGTGCCAGAATCTTAAAAGAACTAAACAAAGCACTTGACCTTATTCCAATGCATTGGGATTCAGAAGAAGAATTAGAACATTCTGCAAAATCAGCTCAAAAAATAGTTGCATCATTAATGAAGTGCCAAAATGGTTCTACAACGCCTTTTGTCGGGGTTGTTGGGCATGCTCATATCGATATTGGTTGGCTTTGGCCTGTTCGCGAGACCATACGAAAATCAGCCAGAACTTTTTCAAGTATGCTGTTGTTATTAGATACATACCCCGAATTCCGATTTATTCAATCTCAGCCTGTATTGTATAAAATGATAGAAGAGCATTATCCAGAGTTGCTTACAAAGATAAGTAAAAAAGTCAAAGAAGGTCGTTGGGAACCTAATGGGGGTATGTGGGTCGAGGCAGATTGTAATATCTCTGGAGGTGAATCTCTTGTTCGCCAGTTTATTGAAGGGATTAAGGCAGTAAAAAAATATTTTGGTTATACCCCTGATACGCTCTGGTTGCCTGATGTGTTTGGTTATTCTGCTGCATTACCACAAATTTTAGAAAAATGTAATATCAAGCACTTTGTTACCAGTAAGATTAATTGGAATGACACAAATCGTTTCCCATACGATACATTCTGGTGGCAAGGAATTGACGGGACACGAATCTTTACTCATTTTCTAACAACTCGCACCAATGGGTATAACGCTTTTCCTACGCCGACTGTTATAAAAGAAACATGGGATTATGTCCAGCAGAAAGACATACAAGATTCTGTTTTATGTTCTATAGGTTATGGAGATGGCGGTGGTGGTACAACCCCTGAAATGATTGAAATTGCTATGCGACTTAAAGATGTCGAAGGCTGTCCAAAAGTTAGTTTTGTGAATGTGTCAGAGTTTTTATCAAATCTTAAAGAAAAGATAAAAGATGAACTTCCCTGTTGGGTAGGTGAATTATATCTTGAATTACATCGAGGAACCTATACAACTCAGGCAAAAACAAAAAAATTTATGAGGAAGCTGGAACTTCTTCTTCGTGAGGTAGAGATTTGGAGTTCACTTGCATTTATATATGGAAGTAAATATCCGTCTCAAATATTAGAACAATTATGGCGAAAACTCTTGACAAATCAGTTTCACGACATTCTACCAGGAAGTTCTATTCATGAAGTATATGAGACTGCTGAAAAGGAATTTGCCGAAATTGAAAAAGAGCTGAATACAATTAAAGATGAGACGTTTCGATTTTTAGGGAAGAATGTATATTCGGATCCTGAAAAACAAGGATATATTGTTGCAAACTCATTAGCATGGACAAGAAATGATTTGATATTTATTCCAGAACATGAATTTAACGAGGCTGTAGATGTTAAAGGAAATCATTTAGAAACTCAACAGGTAAAAGATGGTTTGTATGTCTCTATGCTTTTACCTCCGATGAGTATTGTGCCAATTGCTTTAAGAAAAACAGAGCGTATAAAGCCAAGTCCCTTTGTAAACTTAAATAGCACATTGGAAACGCCATTTTATCGAGTTAAATTTGATAAGGCAGGAAGAATCATAAGTTTATGGGATAAAGAATGTCAACGTGAGGTTGTAAAACCAGGATTTTGTTTGAATTATTTATTTACTGCTGAGGATATTCCCGTATGCTGGGATGCATGGGATATTAATGCAGATTATCGAGACAAAATTTTTAGTGAGGAGCGATTAATATCATCTGAAATTATTGAAGATGGCTCTCTTGTTCATTCTATTCGCCGACAATATAAAATTGGGCGAAACTCAAAACTAATTCAGAACGTTATTTTTTATGCTAAGAGCCGAAGAATTGACTTTAAAACTGAGGTAGATTGGCACGAACGGCATACCATATTAAAGGCAGGTTTTTATTTCAATATATTAGCAGAGGAATTTAAGAATGAAATCCAGTTTGGATATGTTCAACGTCCATTGCACCAGAATACATCATGGGACAGAGCAAAACTGGAAGTATGTGCACATAAATGGGTTGATATTTCTGAAACAAATTATGGTGTAGCCCTATTAAATGATTGTAAATATGGACATGATGCCTACGAAGGTCGCATCTCAATAACCTTATTACGTTCCCCTATGGCTCCAGATATGGAAGCAGACCAAGGGTTACATACCTTCACATATTCAATTTTGCCTCATATGGGAGCATTTAACGTGAAAACAGTTGTAAATTCAGCTTACGAACTAAACATTCCACCTATGATTTATAAACATTCGTATCAGGAAACAGAGGCAAATGAGTCTCTTAATTTGTGTCTAATTGATAATCCAAATATTATCTTAGAAACTGTAAAAAAGGCAGAACAAGATGATGCCCTAATACTAAGATTATACGAAGCAGGCAAGTCTCGGGGGGCTACAAGTATTGTATTTCCGTTCCGAATTCGAAAAGCATATATATGTAATTTATTGGAAGAAAATACAAGTTCATTGGAGATAAGTAATGGAAATACTGTTTTGTTAGACTTCTTGCCATTTGAAATTAAAACAATAAAAGTATATTATCGTAGTTAA
- a CDS encoding YbhB/YbcL family Raf kinase inhibitor-like protein, with protein MKRILILLHIVIIVLFPLFTYTDEPKPIGDVDMSNAKLTITSSAFKMGSPIPKKYTGDGPDLSPPLNWEGVPEGTKSLALISDDPDAPVGTWVHWVIFNIPPTEKGLPEGVPKQNTLSNGAKQGTNDFRKIGYNGPAPPPGKPHRYYFKLYALNVVLDLPAGSKKADLLKAMEGHILASSEYMGTYQR; from the coding sequence ATGAAAAGAATTTTAATTCTGCTTCATATAGTTATAATAGTTTTATTCCCTTTGTTTACATATACTGATGAACCAAAACCTATCGGAGATGTAGATATGTCAAATGCAAAATTAACAATAACAAGTTCTGCATTTAAGATGGGCTCTCCTATCCCTAAAAAGTATACAGGAGATGGTCCTGATTTGTCCCCCCCATTAAATTGGGAAGGAGTTCCAGAAGGAACTAAATCGCTTGCTTTAATTTCTGATGACCCTGACGCACCAGTAGGAACGTGGGTACATTGGGTTATCTTCAATATTCCACCAACGGAAAAAGGATTACCCGAAGGTGTCCCGAAACAAAATACACTTTCTAATGGAGCAAAACAGGGAACCAACGACTTCCGTAAAATAGGATACAATGGACCTGCACCTCCGCCAGGAAAACCACACCGATATTATTTTAAGTTATATGCATTAAATGTAGTTTTAGACTTACCTGCTGGTTCCAAAAAGGCAGACCTGTTAAAGGCGATGGAAGGGCATATACTTGCCAGTTCAGAATATATGGGTACTTACCAGCGATAA